Part of the Sporomusa termitida genome, ATATCATTGTGATCCAGGGTGATTCCATGAAAGAAATAAGGCATTACCGGATAGTTCCCTGTCGGCCGGGACTACCCCGACCTGCCCAGACTGTTCAATGTTACAAGCCCTGTGCACAACGACTAGCGGCAACTATGCACAATCTAAGCGGAATGCATGCACAATGTTAAACGGTCCAGTTGCACTCCCGCGCCGGAATATGCATGGAATGACAAAAAAGTCAGAAATAGAGACCGGTGGGAAACTCGAAGACATAATTCAATTGACTCTTTGGCGGAGTGGAGCGTTCAACTAGAGGCTGCCGGCGAATAGCTTACTGATTCCATCGAAGTGAGGGAAACAAGGGAAGCCTTACACCAGGCGCTGAATGAATTGCTTCCTCAGCAACCCAATTTGCTTCAGAAAGTGTACTTTGCAAGAAATCAATCTCGGAGATTGCTCGTGAAGAAGGCGTTTATGAAAGCACAATTCGTAATCGCTTAAGTAAAGGCCTTAAAAAAGATGAAAAATTTTTTTGGGATAGGGGGTGCGAATTTGCGTTTCCCGTGGCTATATATATTAGAGGCTTTTTTGTGCCTCAAAACATAACGAAAGAGGTGAAAAAATGGAAATTTGGATTGAAGGGGATAAGAGTAATTAATCTGATACAGGTGAAAATTGTGCTGCGATGGGGATTAAAATTGATGCTGAATTAAGATGCAATGTGATTCAGTTAAAGTGATCTTTGATAAATTTAGCGGTATCCCGGAGAACTTTATAACTTTCAGGAGTTCCTTTTCCTGTAATAGGAAAAGCATGAAAAGTTCCCTCAAATTTTTGCAGATCAACGTTGACACCTGCTTCTTTTGCTTTCTTAGCTAAACGTTCAGAGTCCTCAGTTAGAACTTCGGCGCTGTCACAGACAATTTTCAGTGGTGGAAATCCCTTATAATTGCCATAGAGTGGTGAAATATATGGATCATAAGGATTGTTGTTTTTGAGGTAGGATTTGATCTCACTATCAATATCGGCACTGATGATGATGTCTGTTGCACTGTTTTTGTTTCTGTCAATGGTACCTGTCAAATCAACAACAGGACTGTATACTGTAACAGATGTTGGAAGTGTAATACCGTCATCCATTGCTTTTAATGTCGTTACCAGTGCCAGATTAGCTCCAGCACTGTCGCCTATGACAGCAATTTTCTTATCAGGATATTTTCCGAGCAGGCGTGTATATACTGTATAACAGTCATTTTGTGCTGCTGGGTATGGATTTTCAGGAGCGAGACGATACGATAAGGAATATACTCTAAGTCCTGCTTCTGAAGCCAGCTGTGAAGCAAACCCGCGTGAACCAAGAGCACTTCCGGTTGTAAAACCACCGCCGTGAATGTAGAGGATAATATTATCTCCGGTAAGCTTTTCCGGAGCCGATAGCTCAACTGGAACACCGCCTAACTGACCCTTTGTAAAGGTCACACCTGGTTCAGCAGGCATTTTTTCCGAAGCCTTATCGATGGTTTCTCTAAGCGTGATATAATCAATGCTACCTGATTTACCCATGCCGTGCATTTTCATCATTTCTTTCATTTGCTCTTTTACGGCAGTCATTTCCGGGCTAACCTTGTACGATATATTTGATTTTTCCTTTCTGCCATAGCTGGCAAGGAAACTTGTTGCAACTACCAGTAATAATACCAGTACAATCATTTTTTTCATCTTTTCCTCCAGCTTTTAACAAAAAAATGGTAGTGTTAGGGTTATATATCCGTTCTCCTCGGCTCTCTTGCTTTATTTTCTCAGAGGACCGGCTATATGTACAGGTGTCGGTTTATCAATCTTACCTAATTAGTGTGAGTTAGGCAGGAATATTTTATGCCTATTGTTTACTGAGTAATCATGTCCATCTGTTACTCCGGGACAAGCAATTGCATTGTGGCTTGAGGAAAGTACATCACTACCGCACCCTAACCCGTGTTTCCATGTGTGTTTCTGCTATTTGGAAGTTTGCTCCATTAAATGCTAAGCCGCTACCTCACCCTTTGCATGATAGCGGCTTTTTGTCTTAAAGGTGACTAAGATACACGAAAAAGTATTGCTTTTTAGGAAAGGTCTTTTTAAGTATTGGCTACAAGTTATATTTTCGCATTTTTCTGTAAACATTTGATAGATCCAGCTTTAATATTTCTGCGACCTTTGCTGGTGTCTTAAATTGCGACAGGGCATGTTGTATCAACTGTTTCTCACACTGCTCCATGTAGAAACGGTGTGAGAAAGTATCCTCATGGGAAAACGGCAGACGTATTTGTTCCAGCTCATTCTTGCCGACGGTACCCTGTAAAAAAAATTTTGCTACTGTTTCGACCTGGAGGTCTGTATCAGGTATAGTACCCTGTAAGAAACTTTTTGGTATTGTTTCGACCTGTAGGTCTGTATCGGATGAGGTAACGACTATACGCTCTATAAAGTTTTTCAGTTCTCGGACGTTACCAGGCCAGTCATATGACAACATTGTATTTATCAATTCTTCGGAAAGCACCTTCATACGCGTATACTTTTTACAAAAATACTGGAGATAAAAAAAGGCGAGCGGGACAATATCTTCTTTGCG contains:
- a CDS encoding ATP-binding protein — its product is MSEPTLADAICDRIVHDSYIIVIQGDSMKEIRHYRIVPCRPGLPRPAQTVQCYKPCAQRLAATMHNLSGMHAQC
- a CDS encoding alpha/beta hydrolase, whose product is MKKMIVLVLLLVVATSFLASYGRKEKSNISYKVSPEMTAVKEQMKEMMKMHGMGKSGSIDYITLRETIDKASEKMPAEPGVTFTKGQLGGVPVELSAPEKLTGDNIILYIHGGGFTTGSALGSRGFASQLASEAGLRVYSLSYRLAPENPYPAAQNDCYTVYTRLLGKYPDKKIAVIGDSAGANLALVTTLKAMDDGITLPTSVTVYSPVVDLTGTIDRNKNSATDIIISADIDSEIKSYLKNNNPYDPYISPLYGNYKGFPPLKIVCDSAEVLTEDSERLAKKAKEAGVNVDLQKFEGTFHAFPITGKGTPESYKVLRDTAKFIKDHFN